From the genome of Nasonia vitripennis strain AsymCx chromosome 1, Nvit_psr_1.1, whole genome shotgun sequence, one region includes:
- the LOC100119813 gene encoding cytochrome P450 6B1, which produces MLHVNNKLIKRVLKIKSSNAMEVGTLEIIIGLSVLSFIFHYYLTYHFDFWKKQNVVGPKPIPFFGNVKEILFGEIHAGLLMKRYYDQYKSEPMIGIYGNRTPSLILKDPSLIKDVMIRDFNVFPDRGFYVNAKADPVNQNLANLEHARWRPLRTKLTPIFTSGKLKEMFYLLVECANSFEKYVEKLIEKDEPVEVRELTSKFTIQAIGVCVLGLDTKALEENSQFRTYGRALFVPTIVNVGRILLQQLAPWIYESLGPFKTSEPVRFFAKSTKEIVEYRRKNKIRRNDFVGLLMDLQDQPNTLSNIDFSDEFLAGQILAFFAAGFETSSTTVSNALYELAFNQNIQDKLRNEIREEIERNNGQLTYDSIKRMKYLDKIYKETLRKYPPGSIIQRRSNAQYTFTGTKVTIPANTTLIIPVWAIHRDPDLYPDPDIFDPERFNEDNESSRHPMNYLPFGDGPHNCIAVRYSNYQTKVGLIAAINKFKVNVCDKTCISYQVEPRAIFTAPVGGIYLKISKVL; this is translated from the exons ATGTTACATgttaacaataaattaatcaaaagagttttaaaaataaagtcgaG TAACGCAATGGAAGTCGGAACGCTTGAGATCATAATAGGGCTCAGCGTACTATCATTTATTTTCCACTATTATCTTACATACCATTTTGATTTctggaaaaaacaaaatgttGTTGGACCGAAGCCTATACCATTTTTTGGCAACGTGAAGGAGATTTTATTTGGCGAAATTCACGCAGGTTTGCTTATGAAAAGATATTATGATCAGTATAAATCAGAACCAATGATTGGAATTTATGGGAATAGAACTCCgtcattaattttaaaagatcCTAGTCTTATCAAAGATGTTATGATAAGGGACTTTAATGTATTTCCTGATCGTGGATTCTACGTAAACGCTAAAGCTGATCCTGTAAATCAAAATCTTGCTAATTTGGAACATGCCAGATGGCGTCCACTCAGAACGAAACTTACTCCGATCTTTACGTCTGGTAAACTCAAAGAAATGTTCTACTTgcttgttgaatgtgctaatAGTTTCGAAAAATACGTGgagaaattaattgaaaaagatGAACCAGTGGAAGTTCGTGAACTGACATCTAAATTTACAATACAGGCGATTGGAGTTTGCGTTTTAGGATTAGATACGAAGGCGCTCGAAGAAAATAGCCAATTCAGAACGTATGGTCGAGCTCTATTTGTTCCGACTATTGTAAATGTAGGTAGGATTTTGTTACAACAGTTAGCTCCATGGATTTATGAAAGTTTAGGACCTTTCAAAACAAGCGAACCCGTTAGATTTTTCGCTAAATCAACAAAGGAGATAGTCGAATATCGGAGGAAAAATAAGATCAGAAGAAATGATTTTGTTGGTTTATTAATGGATTTACAGGATCAACCAAATACACTAAGCAACATTG ATTTCAGTGATGAGTTTCTTGCTGGAcaaattttagcattttttgCTGCAGGATTTGAAACTTCTTCTACAACAGTCAGTAATGCACTTTATGAGCTGGCATTCAATCAAAATATTCAAGATAAACTACGAAATGAAATAAGGGAAGAAATCGAAAGAAATAATGGACAGTTGACGTACGATAGCATTAAAAGAATGAAGTATCtagataaaatatacaaaG AAACCTTAAGAAAGTATCCACCTGGAAGTATTATTCAAAGAAGATCAAATGCGCAGTATACCTTTACCGGAACGAAGGTGACCATACCAGCAAATACAACCCTTATAATACCTGTGTGGGCTATTCATCGTGATCCGGATCTTTATCCAGATCCCGACATATTTGACCCTGAAAGGTTTAACGAAGATAATGAAAGCTCTAGACATCCAATGAACTATTTACCCTTTGGTGATGGCCCTCATAACTGCATTG CGGTACGGTATTCAAACTACCAAACGAAAGTAGGGCTTATTGCCGCAATCAATAAATTCAAAGTCAATGTCTGCGATAAAACATGTATATCGTATCAAGTTGAGCCCCGCGCAATTTTTACTGCTCCAGTAGGaggaatttatttaaaaatatcgaaaGTCTTGTAG
- the CYP6AS33 gene encoding cytochrome P450 6AS33, which yields MELGVVEILIGMALLFLGFYYYLTSNFDFWKKRQVLGPKPIPIFGNFKDVILGNINPALLVQKFYDEFKNEQFIGLFSRSSPSLMIKDPDLIRDVLIKDFNVFADRAVASIPKNDPFSENLLNLEHERWRPLRNRLSPIFTSGKLKDMFYLMVDCAQNLEEYVNELVKKDQPVECRELSAKFTTDSIGACAFGLNTNALHDENSEFRRFGRDLFASTLKNKFRRLLRELFPKLYAISGQWLQNDATLFFIRSIKETTEYRKKNKVRRNDFVDLLMDLQNQPEKLSTFEFTDSLLTAQALVFFIAGFETSSTTISNALYELAFHQDEQDKLREEIISELKKNENKLTYESIKSMKYLDKVVKESLRKYPPGSILRRTSLAPYTFYGSKVTIPKHTPVLIPVWAIHRDPEIYPNPGEFDPERFSEENEKSRHPMHYLPFGDGPHNCIGARFAKYQTKIGIVAIINKFKVDVCDKTCRTYFIENRSIIPTPVGGIHLKITKL from the exons ATGGAGCTTGGAGTCGTCGAAATTTTGATAGGCATGGCTCTATTGTTCCTGGGCTTTTATTATTACCTCACGTCCAATTTTGACTTTTGGAAGAAGAGACAAGTTCTAGGACCAAAGCCAATTCCTATTTTTGGCAACTTTAAAGACGTAATACTTGGAAATATTAACCCAGCATTATTAGTTCAGAAGTTTTACGATGAATTCAAAAATGAGCAGTTTATAGGATTGTTTAGCAGAAGTTCTCCCTCCCTTATGATTAAAGATCCTGATCTCATTAGAGATGTATtaataaaagattttaatgtGTTTGCTGATCGTGCTGTCGCTTCGATTCCGAAAAACGATCCATTTAGTGAAAATCTTCTCAATTTAGAACATGAACGTTGGCGGCCTTTGAGAAACAGATTATCGCCGATATTCACCTCCGGCAAACTAAAAGATATGTTTTATTTGATGGTCGATTGTGCCCAAAATCTTGAAGAGTACGTTAATGAGTTAGTCAAAAAAGATCAGCCAGTCGAATGTCGTGAACTATCTGCAAAATTTACAACTGATTCGATTGGAGCATGTGCGTTTGGGCTAAACACTAACGCACTTCATGATGAAAATAGTGAATTTCGAAGATTCGGTAGAGACTTGTTTGCATCAacactaaaaaataaattcagaagaTTATTACGTGAGTTGTTTCCAAAGCTCTATGCGATATCTGGTCAATGGTTGCAAAATGATGCGACTCTTTTCTTTATAAGATCTATTAAAGAAACTACAGAATatagaaaaaagaataaaGTAAGGAGGAATGATTTTGTGGACTTGCTAATGGATTTACAAAATCAACCGGAAAAGTTAAGTACTTTTG AATTCACAGATAGTTTATTAACTGCTCAAGctttagtattttttattgctGGATTTGAAACTTCGTCTACTACTATCAGTAATGCATTATATGAACTAGCTTTTCATCAAGATGAACAAGATAAGTTAAGGGAGGAAATAATAAGtgaacttaaaaaaaatgagaataaatTAACTTATGAAAGTATTAAAAGCATGAAGTACTTAGATAAGGTTGTCAAAG aatcTCTAAGAAAATATCCGCCTGGAAGTATTTTACGACGAACATCACTGGCTCCTTACACTTTTTATGGATCAAAAGTAACGATTCCTAAGCACACTCCAGTTTTAATTCCAGTTTGGGCAATACATCGTGATCCTGAAATTTATCCTAATCCGGGTGAATTCGACCCTGAACGATTTAgtgaagaaaatgaaaaaagtagACACCCAATGCATTACTTGCCATTTGGTGACGGTCCACACAATTGTATAG GAGCTAGATTTGCCAAATATCAAACTAAAATTGGCATCGttgcaataataaataagtttaaaGTAGATGTATGCGATAAGACGTGTCGCACTTATTTTATTGAGAATCGATCGATTATTCCTACACCTGTAGGTGGAATACATTTGAAAATTACGAAATTGTAA